In one Lolium rigidum isolate FL_2022 chromosome 3, APGP_CSIRO_Lrig_0.1, whole genome shotgun sequence genomic region, the following are encoded:
- the LOC124701147 gene encoding CCR4-NOT transcription complex subunit 1-like isoform X2: MVPLNPDVAAEVRLMLQGATDSASDSIRRELCQLVDCGIDGCLLLLQVCFDQVMLSAREVDNFQLKHALLSAIFRYCLNKTYFSTCFCEALLPISDTDALLETLSNVLELSVAEKVGIGLALSDSDNSAMKLKGQQFAITQIEELCLNPNQSVSNDQVHEILVFLHQTDGLSKHMDTFSNITSLLEVRQSPFFAPFPIKQCDAQSTNPSRHLETYFASTNDDFESLLSEIGKEISLADIVTELGYGCTVDSTQCKEILSTFEPLDDTAVSKLLGAVIGTQNSLGEAHNTYATFVSAIRNSPMSESPQLTTWNTDVLVDSINELAPSTNWVHVMENLDHEGFIVPDEAAFYLLMSIYGRACKEPFPLHAVCGSMWTNTEGQISFLKHAVSAPATIFTFAHCSRQLALPDFASLSPGNHAWFCLDLLEVLCQLAEVGHTVSVRLMLEDPLGHCPDLLLVGLGHVNTAYNLLQFEVLSCAFPAILKDAAKSNVVNHLWHINPCLTLRGFVGAHSDPSCLLRIVDVCQDMKILSAVLDSTPFAFSIRLAAAASRKDHSHLEKWLTEKLTLYNDSFLEECVDFMKETMNATSYAVEGATEQPQANAMDIYWEACPPFIKVLQSYSGQLLPNQLLDKLRELFTSYESRNHGSAVRDIPTPEGGSDDVEVEANAYFQQMFSGQISVDAMIQMLSRFKESLDKREQAIFNCMISNLFEEYKFFTKYPDKQLKLAAVLFGSLIKHQLVAHLGLGIALRAVLDALRKSVDSKMFVFGTTALEQFMDRVIEWPQYCNHILQISHLRGTHAEMVSAIERALARISSSQNEPSIGNMFSADHLVSGSSSIETMEASEPSWQLMGTSPTQLGRTPSYPLQQRQQSVLGDRSKVSMATSQNKTILPSQSSVPSAPADSATNIKTTVPPSALPHSTSMSTTAHATGFLRTRSTATGLPRQHSYTTGFGAALNIETLVAAAEQRDRPIETPPSEVQDKVLFMINNISTSNMEAKAKEFDEVLQEQYYPWFAQYMVMKRASIEPNFHDLYLKFFDKLNSRSLSKEMLKATYENCKALLRSDLIKSSSEERSLLKHLGSWLGKFTIGRNQALRAKEIDPKSLIVEAYEKGLMIAVIPFTSKILEPCKSSIAYRPPNPWTMGVLSLLAEIYNLPNLKMNLKFDIEVLFKNLSVDMKDVKPTSLLKDRGREVEGNPDFSNKDVASQTQVSVEVSSGINPPINHMELQPEVNNTSRAMSLPTILNQYAAPGRLPPNSMVEDEKIALMMPEQFSSHTLAQVSPSQAPLASLSPSPLSLSQLLSLIPHDEIRFKINSKLGSLGSQLQFSKIMGVALDKAIKEIILPVIERSVTIASKTTKELVLKDYAMESDYSAANRAARLMVGTLAGSLAHVTCKEPLRVALSSHLRSLIQNLTSNSETVEQVIHILINDNLDLGCASIESVATRKAVDSIDGEITQSFSQQRKKREAAGPAYYDSFTYAQGPFAPVPEVLHTKPESAAQQRVYEDFVHVWQSHSQNVSAAGSGSSGTSAVSSNFGGVPRAYSPNPAPASSAFLTAQTAPLTSAQPTELLVSEELIPGAAQLYSDSTAQLGTSDSSAWLGGTIDAASTSPPLISNDLPVGGITDSSAVMSFPATVSVDNRGSVLPDALNTGDALERYGQVSQKMEALIAKDGKDGEIKSVIAEVPDILLKCVNRDEAALAVAQKVFNSLYDNASNSGSIMLYVATLVAVRDVCKLVVKEITNWVICLDDEKNFNFDIIFCLIRSELLNVGEYNVHLAKLIDGGRNKVAIEFGMSLVQTLITQDSAIISELHDVFEALSKISRRPGSPESLPQLLEIARSNANNAPGFAFGKDEKAIQSKDKKVLFSRTNKEENSVNDTTHADSTAFQEQVAHLFSEWCQVCDHPSASDAAYSRYVMQLQHIGLLKGDEFTERFFRVLTELAVAHSLISEQIVAPGGLSQHSSHISYLPIDSYSKLVSMVLKYSSVEIGPNKGSLLSKILSVTVRVIQKDAEEKKTSFNPRPYFRLFINWLNDLTTSDVHHDGANFQVLTAFANAFHALQPLRIPGLSFAWLELVSHRSFMPRLLTCNLQKGWPLFHGLLVDLFKFMEPYLRNAELVEPVHLLYKGTMRVLLVLLHDFPEFLCDYHFSFCDVIPSSCIQMRNVILSAFPRSMRLPDPSTPNLKIDLLPEITKAPRIMSDFEGALRSKHMKADVDEYLKRPDGSSFLSDLKQKLLLPQNEASNAGTRYNVPLINSLVLYIGIQAVQQLQLNKANASAAAQQINHNQMDIFQIETATDFFRNLVTNLDTEGRYLLLNAIANQLRFPNNHTHYFSFIILYLFAEATVDNVQEQITRVLLERLIVNRPHPWGLLITFIELIKNPRYNFWNRSFIHIAPEIKMLFESVAKSCAGKAADDVPDGSH, translated from the exons ATGGTCCCGCTCAACCCCGACGTGGCCGCCGAGGTGCGCCTCATGCTCCAGGGCGCCACCGACTCCGCCTCCGATTCCATCCGCCGAGAGCTCTGCCAG TTAGTTGACTGTGGTATTGATGGATGTCTTCTGCTGCTCCAAGTCTGTTTCGATCAAGTCATGTTGAGTGCCAGGGAGGTGGACAACTTCCAGTTGAAACATGCTCTTTTATCCGCCATTTTCAGATATTGTCTCAATAAAACATACTTCAGTACTTGTTTCTGTGAGGCTCTGTTGCCTATATCTGATACTGATGCTCTCCTTGAGACCCTGTCGAATGTCCTGGAACTCTCAGTAGCTGAGAAAGTTGGTATTGGTCTTGCACTGTCAGATTCTGATAATTCTGCCATGAAGCTGAAAG GACAACAATTTGCTATCACTCAAATTGAGGAGTTGTGTTTGAATCCTAATCAATCAGTATCCAATGACCAAGTTCATGAAATTCTCGTATTCCTTCACCAGACTGATGGCCTGTCAAAGCATATGGATACTTTTAGTAACATTACTTCTCTTCTGGAAGTCAGACAGAGTCCATTTTTTGCCCCTTTCCCAATAAAGCAGTGTGATGCTCAGTCAACAAATCCTTCAAG GCATTTGGAGACGTACTTTGCTAGCACAAATGATGATTTTGAGTCACTTCTTTCTGAAATTGGGAAAGAAATAAGTCTGGCAGACATTGTAACCGAATTGGGTTATGGATGTACAGTTGATAGCACACAGTGTAAGGAAATTCTTTCAACTTTTGAGCCTCTTGATGACACGGCAGTGTCTAAGTTGCTCGGGGCAGTTATTGGCACTCAAAATAGTCTTGGAGAGGCCCATAACACATATGCAACCTTTGTATCTGCTATTCGAAATAGCCCCATGAGTGAGTCACCTCAATTGACTACATGGAACACAGATGTTCTTGTGGATTCAATCAACGAACTT GCCCCAAGTACTAACTGGGTGCATGTAATGGAAAATCTTGATCATGAGGGTTTCATTGTTCCTGATGAAGCAGCTTTCTATTTGCTGATGTCTATATATGGCCGTGCTTGCAAG GAGCCCTTTCCGCTTCATGCTGTTTGTGGGTCAATGTGGACTAATACAGAAGGCCAGATATCATTTTTGAAGCATGCAGTGTCTGCTCCTGCTACGATATTTACATTCGCACATTGTTCGAGGCAGCTG GCACTTCCGGACTTTGCAAGTCTCAGTCCAGGTAATCATGCTTGGTTCTGCCTTGACCTTCTAGAGGTTTTATGCCAGCTGGCTGAAGTTGGACACACTGTGTCGGTGCGATTGATGCTTGAGGATCCTTTGGGGCATTGCCCAGACCTCTTACTTGTTGGTCTTGGACATGTCAAT ACTGCTTATAATCTCCTCCAATTTGAAGTGCTATCCTGTGCATTTCCTGCTATACTGAAGGACGCTGCAAAGAGTAATGTGGTGAATCATCTCTGGCATATCAACCCTTGCCTCACCCTTCGAGGATTTGTTGGTGCTCATTCTGATCCAAGCTGTCTTCTAAGAATTGTTGATGTGTGTCAAGACATGAAG ATCTTATCTGCTGTCCTGGATTCTACTCCTTTCGCGTTCAGCATTAGATTGGCTGCTGCTGCTTCTAGGAAAGATCACAGTCATCTCGAGAAATGGCTGACTGAGAAGTTAACTTTATACAATGACAGTTTTCTTGAG GAATGTGTTGATTTCATGAAAGAAACTATGAACGCCACATCTTATGCGGTAGAAGGTGCCACAGAACAACCTCAAGCTAATGCCATGGATATTTATTGGGAGGCCTGTCCTCCCTTTATAAAG GTTCTCCAGTCTTACTCGGGACAGCTCTTACCCAACCAACTCTTGGATAAACTAAGGGAATTATTTACTTCGTATGAATCAAGGAATCATGGTTCTGCAGTAAGGGACATCCCTACCCCGGAGGGCGGTTCAGATGATGTTGAAGTAGAAGCAAATGCGTATTTTCAGCAGATGTTTTCTGGACAGATCAGCGTTGATGCTATGATACAAATGCTCAGTCGCTTCAAGGAATCTCTGGATAAGCG GGAGCAAGCGATTTTTAATTGTATGATCTCAAATCTGTTTGAGGAATACAAGTTCTTTACGAAGTATCCTGATAAGCAGCTTAAATTAGCTGCTGTACTGTTTG GATCCCTTATTAAACATCAACTTGTGGCTCACCTTGGACTTGGGATTGCTCTACGTGCTGTTCTTGATGCCTTGCGCAAGTCTGTTGATTCAAAG ATGTTTGTGTTTGGCACAACAGCGCTAGAGCAGTTCATGGATCGTGTAATAGAGTGGCCACAATACTGCaaccacatattgcagatttcacaTCTCCGTGGAACTCATGCTGAAATGGTCTCTGCAATTGAGCGAGCCCTTGCCAGGATTTCATCAAGTCAAAATGAGCCCAGTATTGGCAACATGTTTTCTGCAGACCACCTTGTTTCCGGATCGTCATCTATTGAAACAATGGAG GCTTCTGAACCATCATGGCAGTTGATGGGTACCTCTCCAACTCAGCTAGGAAGGACACCTTCTTACCCTTTGCAGCAAAGGCAACAGAGTGTTCTTGGGGATAGGTCCAAGGTCTCCATGGCAACCTCTCAGAATAAGACCATTTTACCCAGTCAATCTTCAGTTCCTTCTGCACCTGCTGATTCAGCAACTAATATAAAG ACAACTGTTCCACCCTCTGCACTACCTCACTCTACAAGCATGTCAACCACTGCTCATGCCACTGGTTTTCTGCGCACTCGAAGTACCGCCACAG GCTTGCCTCGGCAACATTCGTACACTACGGGATTTGGAGCCGCTTTAAATATTGAGACCCTTGTAGCAGCAGCAGAGCAAAGAGATAGACCGATTGAG ACTCCTCCATCTGAAGTTCAGGATAAGGTCTTGTTTATGATCAACAATATATCTACCTCTAATATggaagccaaggcaaaagaatttGATGAAGTGCTTCAGGAACAATATTATCCTTGGTTTGCACAATACATGGTCATGAAAAG GGCAAGCATTGAACCAAATTTTCATGATTTGTACCTGAAGTTCTTTGACAAACTTAACTCAAGATCCTTGAGTAAGGAGATGCTGAAAGCTACATATGAGAACTGCAAG GCTTTGTTAAGATCAGATCTTATCAAATCTAGTTCTGAGGAACGCTCGTTACTAAAACATTTGGGCAGTTGGTTGGGAAAATTTACTATTGGAAGGAACCAGGCACTACGAGCTAAGGAAATTGACCCCAAATCTCTTATTGTGGAG GCATACGAGAAAGGACTGATGATTGCTGTAATTCCATTCACTTCAAAG ATTCTTGAACCTTGCAAGTCAAGTATAGCATATCGTCCTCCAAATCCGTGGACAATGGGAGTTCTTAGTCTACTTGCTGAGATCTATAATCTGCCAAACCTCAAGATGAATCTGAAATTTGACATTGAG GTCCTGTTTAAGAATCTCAGCGTGGACATGAAAGATGTAAAACCCACTTCCCTTCTTAAAGACCGAGGACGTGAAGTTGAGGGAAACCCAGATTTTTCAAACAAAGATGTTGCATCTCAAACCCAAGTGTCTGTAGAAGTCTCTTCGGGCATTAACCCCCCAATAAACCACATGGAACTGCAGCCTGAAGTCAATAACACTTCTCGTGCCATGAGCCTTCCTACTATACTGAATCAG TATGCTGCTCCTGGACGTCTACCTCCTAACAGTATGGTGGAAGATGAAAAAATTGCTCTAATGATGCCTGAGCAATTCTCTTCGCACACCttggcccaggtctcaccatcacAAGCACCATTAGCATCACTATCGCCATCGCCCCTCTCTCTCAGTCAG CTTTTGTCGTTGATTCCACATGATGAGATACGCTTCAAGATAAATTCAAAACTTGGGTCTCTTGGCTCACAATTGCAATTCAGCAA AATCATGGGCGTTGCTTTGGATAAGGCTATCAAAGAGATAATACTCCCTGTCATTGAAAGAAGTGTCACAATAGCAAGCAAAACTACAAAAGAACTCGTCCTGAAG GATTATGCAATGGAATCGGATTACAGTGCTGCAAATCGTGCTGCTCGTTTGATGGTCGGGACATTAGCTGGAAGTTTAGCCCATGTTACTTGCAAG GAACCACTTCGCGTTGCACTATCTTCTCATCTTCGAAGCCTTATTCAAAACCTTACTAGCAACAGTGAGACCGTGGAGCAAGTAATCCATATTCTAATCAACGACAATTTGGATCTTGGCTGCGCAAGTATCGAGTCTGTGGCAACCCGCAAG GCTGTTGATTCGATTGATGGCGAAATAACTCAATCTTTTTCACAACAAAGGAAAAAAAGAGAGGCCGCGGGTCCTGCATATTATGACTCTTTTACTTATGCTCAAGGTCCATTTGCCCCTGTACCTGAAGTACTCCATACTAAGCCTGAGTCAGCTGCCCAACAACGAGTGTATGAG GATTTTGTTCATGTATGGCAGAGCCACAGccaaaatgttagtgctgcaggttCTGGTTCATCTGGTACATCTGCTGTCTCGAGCAATTTTGGCGGCGTACCTCGAGCTTACAGCCCAAATCCAGCACCAGCTTCCAGTGCTTTTTTGACTGCTCAAACAGCTCCGCTTACGTCAGCTCAGCCTACGGAGCTGCTGGTGTCCGAGGAATTGATTCCTGGTGCTGCACAACTATATAG TGATTCTACTGCTCAACTTGGGACCAGTGACTCTTCTGCCTGGCTTGGTGGAACCATTGACGCTGcatccacatctcctcctttgatATCTAATGATCTTCCTGTGGGGGGAATAACG GATTCAAGTGCTGTGATGTCATTTCCAGCTACAGTTTCTGTTGACaatcgtggatctgttttaccTGATGCTTTGAATACTGGTGATGCCTTGGAGAGATACGGACAAGTTTCACAAAAG ATGGAGGCCTTGATTGCGAAGGATGgaaaagatggggaaatcaag TCTGTTATCGCGGAAGTTCCTGATATCTTACTCAAATGTGTTAACCGGGATGAGGCTGCATTAGCTGTTGCACAAAAG GTTTTCAACAGCTTGTACGACAATGCATCAAATAGTGGCAGTATCATGTTGTATGTAGCAACTTTAGTTGCGGTTCGAGATGTCTGCAAGCTTGTTGTCAAAGAGATCACAAATTGG GTGATCTGCTTGGACGACGAGAAGAATTTTAACTTTGACATAATTTTTTGCCTTATTCGTTCCGAATTGCTGAATGTTGGGGAGTACAATGTTCATTTGGCAAAGCTAATTGACGGTGGAAGAAATA AGGTTGCAATAGAATTTGGCATGTCACTTGTCCAGACATTGATTACTCAGGACTCTGCTATCATCTCAGAACTTCATGATGTTTTTGAGGCACTATCAAAG ATTTCAAGGAGGCCAGGTTCACCTGAGTCGTTGCCTCAGTTGCTTGAGATTGCAAGGAGTAATGCCAACAATGCTCCTGGTTTTGCTTTTGGGAAGGATGAAAAAGCCATACAGTCGAAGGATAAAAAG GTTCTCTTTAGTCGAACAAACAAAGAGGAAAACAGTGTTAATGACACCACCCATGCTGATTCTACTGCTTTTCAAGAACAG GTTGCACACCTATTTTCTGAGTGGTGTCAAgtatgtgatcacccaagtgcttCTGATGCGGCATATAGTCGTTATGTTATGCAATTGCAACATATTGGCTTGCTGAAGGGAGATGAATTCACTGAGCGCTTCTTTCGAGTTCTCACG GAACTTGCTGTTGCACATTCTCTAATCTCCGAGCAAATTGTTGCTCCTGGTGGATTGTCTCAACACTCATCACATATATCATATCTCCCCATTGATTCATATTCGAAGCTTGTGTCTATGGTGCTAAAG TATTCTTCAGTGGAAATAGGACCAAATAAAGGCAGCCTTCTTTCCAAG ATCCTGTCAGTGACAGTTAGGGTCATTCAGAAAGATGCTGAAGAGAAGAAAACTTCATTCAACCCCCGACCATACTTCCGGCTGTTTATAAATTGGTTGAATGACCTTACTACTTCTGATGTCCATCATGATGGTGCTAATTTCCAG GTTTTGACTGCATTTGCAAATGCATTCCATGCACTGCAACCCTTGAGAATTCCTGGTTTGAG TTTTGCTTGGCTTGAGTTGGTGAGTCATAGAAGCTTCATGCCAAGACTGCTAACGTGCAATTTGCAAAAAGGGTGGCCTCTTTTCCATGGGCTGCTTGTTGATCTGTTCAAATTCATGGAACCATATTTGAGAAATGCTGAACTTGTAGAAcca GTGCACCTTTTATACAAAGGAACCATGCGAGTACTGCTTGTACTACTACATGACTTTCCTGAATTTTTGTGCGACTATCACTTCAGTTTCTGTGACGTTATCCCTTCCAGTTGCATCCAAATGCGCAATGTCATTCTTAGTGCTTTTCCACGTAGCATGAGACTTCCAGACCCATCTACTCCTAACTTGAAG ATTGATCTGCTACCTGAAATTACGAAAGCTCCACGAATCATGTCAGATTTTGAGGGTGCTCTGAGGTCAAAGCATATGAAGGCTGATGTCGATGAGTATCTTAAG AGACCAGATGGCTCTTCCTTTctgagtgatctgaagcaaaaatTGCTGCTGCCTCAGAATGAAGCTAGCAATGCCGGGACACGCTATAATGTGCCTCTGATTAATTCGCTTGTTCTCTACATTGGCATCCAA GCGGTGCAACAACTGCAACTGAACAAGGCAAATGCATCTGCCGCAGCCCAGCAGATCAACCATAATCAAATGGATATTTTTCAGATTGAAACAGCCACTGATTTTTTCAGAAACCTTGTAACAAACTTGGATACAGAGGGGCGGTACCTTCTTCTGAACGCAATTGCTAACCAATTGCGGTTCCCTAATAACCACACACACTACTTCTCCTTCATCATTCTGTATCTATTTGCTGAAGCTACGGTG GACAATGTCCAGGAGCAGATAACCAGGGTCCTCTTAGAGCGACTGATAGTGAACCGTCCCCATCCTTGGGGATTACTCATTACTTTCATCGAGCTGATAAAG AACCCTCGCTACAACTTTTGGAACCGATCGTTCATACATATTGCGCCTGAGATTAAGATGCTGTTTGAGTCCGTGGCAAAGTCGTGTGCTGGAAAAGCTGCGGATGATGTCCCTGATGGCAGCCACTAG